A genomic segment from Agrobacterium vitis encodes:
- a CDS encoding ABC transporter substrate-binding protein, translating into MKKHLLMGIAALCLVAGGANSAELKFKPGEDARFNWKSYEEFSKSHQLKGQTITIFGPWRGEDQALFESVLDYFRKATGADVKYSSSENYEQQIVIDTQAGSPPNVAILAQPGLVADLASKGALTPLGEENGQWLKDNFSAGQSWVDLSTFKGKDGKPQIYGFPYKIDIKSLIWYVPENFEDAGYDVPKSMEELKALTEKIAADGGTPWCIGLGSGGATGWPATDWVEDMMLRLYPADVYDKWVKNEIKFDDPQVVKAIEDYGWFSRNPKFVDGGAAGVASTDFRDSPKGLFTSPPKCYLHHQASFIPSFFPQGTVVGQDVDFFPTPNYASKPELGNPVEGAGTLAMITKDSPGARAFIDFIKTPIAHEVWMAQSGFLTAFKAANQETYANDPLKKQGKILLDATTFRFDGSDLMPGKIGAGAFWTAMVDYAGGKSADEVAKGIQKSWDGLK; encoded by the coding sequence GTGAAAAAACATCTGCTTATGGGGATTGCCGCTTTATGCCTGGTTGCAGGCGGCGCAAACAGCGCCGAGCTGAAGTTCAAGCCGGGAGAAGATGCAAGGTTCAACTGGAAGAGCTATGAGGAATTCTCCAAGTCTCACCAGTTAAAGGGCCAGACCATTACGATTTTCGGCCCCTGGCGTGGCGAAGACCAGGCGCTGTTTGAAAGCGTGCTCGACTATTTCCGTAAGGCCACTGGCGCCGACGTGAAATATTCCTCCTCGGAAAATTACGAGCAGCAGATCGTTATCGATACCCAGGCCGGCAGCCCGCCCAATGTCGCCATTCTCGCCCAGCCCGGTCTGGTCGCCGATCTCGCCTCCAAGGGTGCCTTGACGCCGTTGGGTGAGGAGAATGGACAATGGTTGAAGGACAATTTCTCCGCCGGTCAGTCCTGGGTCGATCTTTCCACCTTCAAGGGGAAGGACGGCAAGCCGCAGATCTATGGCTTCCCCTATAAGATCGATATCAAGTCGCTGATCTGGTATGTGCCTGAGAATTTCGAGGATGCTGGCTATGACGTGCCCAAGTCGATGGAAGAGTTGAAGGCGCTGACCGAAAAGATCGCTGCCGATGGCGGCACGCCGTGGTGCATCGGTCTGGGTTCCGGCGGTGCGACGGGCTGGCCCGCGACCGACTGGGTCGAAGACATGATGCTGCGGCTCTATCCGGCTGACGTCTACGATAAATGGGTGAAGAACGAGATCAAGTTTGACGATCCGCAAGTGGTGAAGGCCATCGAGGATTATGGCTGGTTCTCGCGCAATCCGAAATTCGTCGATGGCGGTGCGGCGGGCGTGGCATCTACCGATTTCCGCGATAGTCCGAAGGGCCTGTTTACCTCTCCGCCGAAATGCTACCTGCATCATCAGGCATCCTTCATTCCGTCCTTCTTCCCGCAAGGTACGGTCGTTGGTCAGGATGTCGATTTCTTCCCGACCCCGAATTATGCCAGCAAGCCTGAACTCGGCAATCCGGTAGAGGGGGCTGGCACCCTGGCGATGATCACTAAGGATTCGCCCGGCGCGCGTGCCTTTATCGACTTCATCAAGACCCCGATCGCCCATGAGGTCTGGATGGCGCAATCCGGCTTCCTGACCGCCTTTAAGGCGGCCAACCAGGAAACCTATGCCAACGACCCCTTGAAGAAACAGGGCAAGATCCTGCTTGATGCCACGACGTTCCGGTTTGACGGTTCCGACCTGATGCCGGGCAAGATCGGTGCGGGCGCTTTCTGGACCGCCATGGTCGATTATGCTGGCGGCAAATCCGCCGACGAAGTCGCCAAGGGCATCCAGAAATCCTGGGACGGCCTGAAGTAA
- a CDS encoding carbohydrate ABC transporter permease, protein MEQLLYASITIVIGVGAALAYFFGSNFILDRLFPANIPDLSRASRNLRIAGQIRPWLFLGPALLSLGIYLVYPLFSSIAYSLYDRSGTQFVGLDNYRWMIFDREFRESIFNNILWLIVVPTGATLFGLVIAALTDRIWWGNIAKSLIFMPMAISFVGASVIWKFVYDYRDANAEQIGLLNAIVVWFGGTPQVWISLPFWNNFFLMVILIWIQTGFAMVLLSAALRGIPEETIEAAVIDGANPWQIFMKIKVPQIWGTIAVVWTTITILVLKVFDIVLAMTNGQWQTQVLANLMFDWMFRGGGDFGRGAAIAVVIMLMVVPIMIWNIRNARREMGGH, encoded by the coding sequence GTGGAACAGCTTTTATACGCATCGATTACCATCGTTATCGGCGTGGGTGCGGCGCTGGCCTATTTCTTCGGGTCGAACTTCATTCTCGACCGGCTGTTTCCCGCCAATATCCCGGATCTTTCCCGCGCCTCCCGCAATCTGCGGATCGCAGGCCAGATCCGGCCCTGGCTGTTTCTCGGCCCGGCGCTGCTGTCGCTCGGCATCTATCTGGTCTATCCGCTGTTTTCGTCGATTGCCTATTCGCTCTACGACCGGTCCGGCACCCAGTTTGTCGGTCTCGACAATTACCGCTGGATGATTTTCGATCGTGAATTCCGGGAATCGATCTTCAACAATATCCTCTGGTTGATCGTGGTGCCGACCGGCGCCACCCTGTTCGGCCTGGTGATTGCCGCGCTCACCGACCGCATCTGGTGGGGCAATATCGCCAAGTCGCTGATTTTCATGCCGATGGCGATTTCCTTTGTCGGCGCCTCGGTCATCTGGAAATTCGTCTATGATTACCGCGACGCGAATGCCGAGCAGATCGGCCTTCTCAACGCCATTGTCGTCTGGTTCGGCGGCACGCCGCAGGTGTGGATTTCCCTGCCGTTCTGGAACAATTTCTTCCTGATGGTCATCCTGATCTGGATTCAGACCGGCTTTGCCATGGTGCTGCTGTCGGCGGCCCTACGCGGCATTCCCGAGGAAACCATCGAGGCTGCGGTGATCGATGGCGCCAATCCCTGGCAGATTTTCATGAAGATCAAGGTGCCGCAGATCTGGGGTACGATTGCCGTGGTCTGGACGACGATTACCATCCTGGTGCTGAAGGTCTTCGATATCGTGCTGGCCATGACCAATGGCCAATGGCAGACCCAGGTTCTTGCCAACCTGATGTTTGACTGGATGTTCCGAGGCGGCGGGGATTTCGGTCGAGGGGCTGCCATTGCCGTTGTCATCATGCTGATGGTCGTGCCGATCATGATCTGGAATATCCGCAATGCACGCCGGGAAATGGGAGGCCATTGA
- a CDS encoding carbohydrate ABC transporter permease yields the protein MRTRVLSPLNIAVHTTVLLLVLVWTIPTIGLLVTSLRDKNQIVASGWWTALTSSSQKGIFRAPGGEAQRQEGAAYAISGNVLEGGSGTVSAFGTSSLKPEEFEAGATAQLKDGQTLTVAADGTFKLTSNASFEGSRGQRIFFTAEQPPRFSLDNYRTVLNAEGIGKSFINSLTVAVPATIIPILVAAFAAYALAWMPFPGRSLLLAGIVGLLVVPLQMSLIPLLRIYNDVGAFFGVPSKTYLGIWLAHMGFGLPLAIYLLRNYIAGLPREIMESARVDGASDFEIFIKIVLPLSYPALASFAIFQFLWTWNDLLVAMVFLGTGNEELVLTGRLVNLLGSRGANWEILTASAFITIIVPLLVFFVLQRYLVRGLLAGSVKGG from the coding sequence ATGCGCACACGGGTTCTCTCTCCGCTGAATATTGCGGTTCATACGACTGTCTTGCTGCTCGTGCTGGTCTGGACCATCCCAACCATCGGCCTGCTGGTGACGTCCCTGCGCGACAAGAACCAGATCGTCGCCTCCGGTTGGTGGACGGCGCTGACCAGTTCCAGCCAGAAAGGCATTTTTCGCGCCCCCGGTGGCGAAGCGCAGCGCCAGGAGGGCGCAGCTTACGCAATATCCGGCAATGTGCTGGAGGGCGGGTCGGGCACGGTCAGTGCTTTCGGCACATCCAGCCTGAAGCCGGAGGAATTCGAAGCGGGTGCTACGGCCCAGCTCAAGGACGGCCAAACGTTGACGGTGGCCGCAGACGGTACCTTCAAGCTGACCTCGAATGCATCTTTCGAGGGATCGCGTGGCCAGCGTATTTTCTTCACGGCCGAGCAGCCGCCGCGTTTCAGCCTCGACAACTATCGCACGGTGTTGAATGCCGAGGGCATTGGCAAATCCTTCATCAATTCGCTGACGGTTGCCGTTCCCGCCACCATTATTCCCATTCTTGTGGCGGCCTTTGCCGCCTATGCGCTGGCCTGGATGCCCTTTCCGGGCCGCTCTCTCTTGCTTGCGGGTATTGTCGGCCTGCTGGTCGTGCCGCTGCAAATGTCGCTGATCCCGCTTCTGCGGATCTACAATGATGTCGGGGCGTTTTTCGGGGTGCCGTCGAAAACCTATCTTGGCATCTGGCTGGCTCATATGGGTTTTGGCTTGCCACTCGCCATCTATCTCTTGCGCAATTACATCGCCGGATTGCCGCGTGAAATCATGGAATCGGCAAGGGTGGACGGCGCCAGCGATTTTGAGATCTTCATCAAGATCGTGTTGCCGTTGTCCTATCCGGCGCTGGCGTCCTTCGCGATCTTCCAGTTTCTATGGACCTGGAACGACCTGCTGGTCGCCATGGTGTTTCTGGGGACCGGCAACGAGGAACTGGTGCTGACCGGCCGCCTCGTCAACCTGCTCGGCTCGCGTGGCGCCAATTGGGAAATTCTCACGGCCTCTGCCTTCATCACCATTATCGTGCCGCTTTTGGTGTTTTTCGTGCTGCAACGCTATCTGGTGCGCGGTCTGCTGGCCGGTTCCGTCAAGGGTGGCTGA
- a CDS encoding alpha-glucosidase, translated as MTAASDSVAMPDKDWWRGAVIYQIYPRSFQDSNGDGIGDLKGITARLPHVAGLGADAIWISPFFTSPMKDFGYDVSNYVDVDPMFGTLNDFDALISEAHRLGIKVMIDLVISHTSDQHAWFVESRSSRINARSDWYVWSDPKPDGTPPNNWLSIFGGSAWQWDPSRMQYYLHNFLTSQPDLNMHNPHVQEAVLDAVRFWLKRGVDGFRLDTINFYFHDLALRDNPALDPERRNAATAPAVNPYNFQEHIYDKNQAENLEFLKRFRSVLDEFPAIAAVGEVGDSQYGLQIAGQYTSGGDKMQMCYAFEFLAPDPVTPALVANTQKAFQEAAPEGWACWAFSNHDVVRHVSRWGANVADRAAFAKQMAALLMTQRGSVCIYQGEELGLTEADISFEDLQDPYGIQFWPEFKGRDGCRTPMVWDTLAKQSGFSAADKTWLPIPVEHSLNAVHVQEGHDDSVLEHYRRFLHFRRTQPALIKGEIAFHTVTETALVYSRSLDGETVLCGFNMSAEPAELSLPDGNWQALEGHGFAGSVAGGKISLPAWGAWFGHG; from the coding sequence ATGACTGCTGCTTCCGATAGTGTCGCAATGCCGGACAAGGACTGGTGGCGCGGCGCGGTCATCTATCAGATTTATCCCCGCTCTTTCCAGGATTCCAACGGCGATGGCATTGGCGATCTAAAAGGCATCACCGCCCGCCTGCCACATGTGGCAGGCCTCGGTGCCGATGCGATCTGGATCTCGCCGTTCTTCACCTCGCCGATGAAGGACTTTGGTTATGACGTGTCCAATTACGTCGATGTCGATCCAATGTTCGGGACGCTCAACGATTTCGACGCGCTGATTTCCGAAGCCCATCGCCTTGGTATCAAGGTGATGATTGACCTCGTGATCTCCCACACGTCAGACCAGCATGCATGGTTCGTCGAAAGCCGTTCCAGCCGCATCAATGCCAGGTCCGACTGGTATGTCTGGTCTGATCCCAAGCCCGATGGCACGCCGCCGAACAATTGGCTGTCGATTTTCGGCGGGTCTGCCTGGCAATGGGACCCGAGCCGGATGCAGTATTACCTGCACAACTTCCTGACCTCGCAGCCCGATCTCAACATGCATAATCCGCATGTGCAGGAGGCGGTGCTTGATGCTGTCCGGTTCTGGCTGAAGCGTGGCGTTGACGGGTTTCGTCTGGACACCATCAATTTCTACTTTCATGACCTAGCCTTGCGCGACAATCCGGCCTTGGACCCGGAGCGCCGCAATGCGGCGACGGCACCGGCGGTCAATCCCTATAATTTCCAGGAGCATATCTACGACAAGAACCAGGCGGAAAACCTGGAATTCCTCAAGCGCTTTCGCTCTGTCCTGGATGAGTTTCCAGCGATTGCCGCCGTTGGCGAAGTCGGAGACAGCCAATACGGGCTGCAAATTGCCGGGCAATACACGTCGGGCGGCGACAAGATGCAGATGTGCTATGCCTTCGAATTCCTCGCGCCCGATCCGGTCACACCGGCGCTGGTCGCCAATACCCAGAAGGCCTTTCAGGAAGCTGCGCCTGAGGGCTGGGCTTGCTGGGCCTTTTCCAACCATGATGTGGTGCGCCATGTCAGCCGCTGGGGCGCCAACGTTGCCGACCGTGCCGCCTTCGCCAAGCAGATGGCCGCATTGTTGATGACCCAGCGTGGCTCGGTCTGCATCTATCAGGGCGAGGAACTGGGGCTGACCGAAGCCGATATCTCCTTTGAGGACCTGCAGGACCCTTACGGCATCCAGTTCTGGCCGGAATTCAAGGGGCGCGACGGTTGCCGCACGCCGATGGTCTGGGATACGCTGGCCAAGCAGTCCGGTTTCAGCGCCGCCGACAAAACCTGGTTGCCGATTCCGGTCGAGCATAGCCTCAACGCCGTCCATGTCCAGGAGGGGCATGACGACAGCGTGCTGGAACACTATCGGCGTTTCCTGCATTTCCGCAGAACGCAGCCAGCGCTGATCAAGGGCGAGATCGCCTTCCATACGGTCACGGAGACTGCCCTCGTCTATTCCCGTAGCCTGGACGGCGAGACAGTCTTGTGCGGCTTCAATATGTCTGCCGAACCGGCTGAACTGTCTTTGCCGGATGGAAATTGGCAGGCTCTGGAGGGCCATGGTTTTGCCGGGAGTGTCGCAGGCGGCAAGATCAGCCTTCCGGCCTGGGGTGCCTGGTTCGGTCACGGTTAA